In one Dehalogenimonas sp. THU2 genomic region, the following are encoded:
- a CDS encoding universal stress protein, which translates to MYKKIMVPLDGSKTAEVVLPHAKALAYAEGAEIALLNVAANPAQEFAFEDPAIAGYSVAEQEQKANKYMTKVCDELKAAGFKVSCHLRSGSPANTILKVSEELGVDVIAMSTHGRNWPASWLIGSVAERVVRHSKVPVMMIRAPQS; encoded by the coding sequence ATGTACAAGAAGATTATGGTCCCGCTGGATGGGTCCAAGACCGCTGAAGTTGTTCTTCCTCATGCCAAAGCACTGGCTTACGCTGAAGGGGCTGAGATAGCTCTTTTAAACGTAGCGGCAAATCCCGCCCAGGAATTCGCCTTTGAAGACCCGGCCATTGCCGGATACTCCGTTGCGGAGCAGGAACAAAAAGCGAACAAATACATGACCAAAGTCTGCGACGAGCTGAAAGCCGCGGGCTTCAAGGTGTCATGCCATCTTCGTTCAGGTTCTCCCGCCAATACTATCCTTAAAGTATCAGAAGAACTTGGTGTCGATGTCATCGCCATGTCGACTCATGGCCGCAACTGGCCGGCCAGTTGGCTGATCGGCAGTGTGGCGGAGCGTGTGGTACGACACTCCAAGGTCCCGGTGATGATGATCCGGGCTCCTCAGTCATAA
- a CDS encoding MFS transporter produces the protein MASIVDSAKNGATSLKKVIFASSAGTMIEWYDFYIFGSLATVISSKFYDTGTEVGNVIAFLATFAVGFIVRPFGAIVFGYIGDLIGRKFTFLVTMGIMGLATFSVGLLPTQETLGVWAGIILITLRILQGLALGGEYGGAATYIAEHTPHGRRGFFTSFIQTTATLGMFLSLGVILSTRLILGAEDFDAWGWRVPFLISIFLIAISVWIRLSLRESPMFQKLKDTKTVSKNPLKESFGNPYNLKWVALALFGATMGQGVVWYTGQFFALFYLQRKDIFNVPLVDSNIIVGVAILVATPLFVFFGWLSDRIGRKKIMLTGMALAVLTYYPIYGAMAAFAPVDTQQHFLFSYVGYNPVALCALVFIQVVYVTMVYGPIAAFLVELFPTKIRYTSMSLPYHIGNGVFGGLVPIFGLALINATGNNYAGLWWPMGVAAVCFFVGLFLVKETNQVDIDDATASFGAVDKAKKKF, from the coding sequence ATGGCAAGCATAGTTGATTCTGCCAAAAATGGCGCAACCAGCCTGAAAAAGGTCATCTTTGCCTCGTCCGCCGGTACCATGATCGAATGGTACGATTTTTACATCTTTGGTTCCCTGGCAACTGTCATTTCCAGCAAGTTCTATGACACCGGCACCGAGGTCGGCAACGTCATCGCTTTCCTCGCGACCTTTGCCGTTGGTTTCATCGTGCGCCCCTTCGGTGCTATCGTCTTCGGTTATATCGGTGATCTGATCGGTCGAAAATTTACCTTTTTGGTCACCATGGGCATCATGGGTCTGGCCACATTCTCCGTCGGCCTGCTGCCAACCCAGGAAACCCTGGGCGTCTGGGCCGGTATTATCCTTATCACCTTGCGTATTCTTCAAGGTCTGGCACTTGGCGGTGAATACGGTGGTGCGGCCACCTACATCGCCGAGCATACTCCGCATGGCCGGCGCGGCTTCTTCACCAGTTTTATCCAGACCACCGCTACGCTCGGTATGTTCTTATCGCTGGGCGTTATTCTATCCACAAGGTTGATCCTGGGCGCAGAAGATTTCGATGCTTGGGGCTGGCGCGTTCCGTTCCTTATCTCGATCTTTCTTATCGCTATCTCGGTCTGGATTCGGCTTTCGTTACGTGAATCTCCCATGTTCCAGAAACTCAAGGACACCAAGACCGTATCTAAGAACCCGCTCAAAGAGAGTTTCGGAAACCCTTACAACCTGAAATGGGTGGCTTTAGCCCTATTCGGCGCCACTATGGGCCAGGGCGTCGTCTGGTACACCGGTCAGTTCTTCGCCTTGTTCTACCTGCAACGTAAAGACATTTTCAATGTGCCGCTGGTCGATTCCAATATCATCGTTGGCGTCGCTATCCTGGTAGCCACCCCACTCTTCGTCTTCTTCGGTTGGCTGTCGGATAGAATCGGCCGGAAAAAGATCATGCTCACCGGTATGGCCCTTGCCGTCCTCACTTACTACCCGATATATGGCGCTATGGCGGCATTCGCCCCGGTGGATACCCAGCAGCATTTCCTGTTCAGCTATGTCGGTTACAACCCAGTAGCCTTATGTGCCTTGGTGTTCATCCAAGTGGTTTATGTGACCATGGTTTACGGTCCTATCGCCGCCTTCTTGGTTGAGCTTTTCCCGACCAAGATCCGCTACACGTCAATGTCTTTGCCGTACCACATTGGCAACGGCGTATTCGGCGGCTTGGTGCCCATCTTCGGTCTGGCGCTTATCAACGCCACCGGCAATAACTATGCCGGTCTTTGGTGGCCGATGGGTGTCGCAGCGGTCTGCTTCTTTGTCGGTCTGTTCCTGGTAAAAGAGACCAATCAGGTCGACATCGACGATGCCACCGCCTCCTTTGGGGCAGTGGATAAGGCCAAAAAGAAATTCTAA
- a CDS encoding ABC transporter permease subunit yields the protein MAEVTVFHDAAELELVKAKGWRIGFNNVMTRELERVWNLRTLLSHSLVWMVLINMILAMVIELVDSNTQLATTSLITYVLLSGVLVPMGAAVITSGAIIGEKKSGTAAWVLSKPVSRTGFVIAKFLAITSSILTTAVFLQAIIAFGQLSLAQHAMIPITGFISAVFTIILAVVFYVSLSLMLGTIFNSRVAVMGIPLALILIQLFLIGALQNLAEWLPYLLPGSLMEIGSSLVIAAETPYWPLTVIMTLSLSVLFIYIALHRIHREEL from the coding sequence GTGGCTGAAGTAACTGTTTTTCACGACGCTGCTGAACTGGAACTTGTAAAGGCTAAAGGTTGGCGCATCGGATTCAATAATGTAATGACACGCGAACTCGAAAGAGTTTGGAATCTCAGGACTCTATTATCCCACAGCCTGGTGTGGATGGTCCTGATAAATATGATCCTCGCTATGGTCATAGAACTGGTGGATTCCAACACTCAACTGGCCACTACCAGCCTTATCACCTATGTTCTGCTTTCGGGGGTCCTGGTACCCATGGGCGCGGCTGTGATCACTTCCGGCGCCATTATCGGTGAAAAAAAATCCGGTACCGCGGCCTGGGTTCTCTCCAAACCGGTTTCCCGAACCGGGTTTGTAATCGCCAAGTTTCTGGCAATAACATCCAGTATTTTAACAACGGCGGTATTTTTGCAGGCAATCATCGCTTTCGGTCAATTGTCATTGGCACAGCACGCGATGATTCCGATAACGGGTTTTATCAGCGCCGTTTTCACCATTATCCTGGCGGTTGTTTTTTATGTCTCGCTTTCCCTGATGCTGGGAACGATATTCAACAGCCGGGTAGCGGTCATGGGCATTCCGTTGGCGCTGATCTTGATACAGCTTTTCCTGATCGGTGCCCTTCAAAATCTTGCTGAGTGGCTGCCATACTTGTTGCCGGGCAGCCTGATGGAAATCGGTTCCAGCTTAGTCATCGCCGCCGAGACTCCCTACTGGCCACTGACAGTGATCATGACATTGAGTCTTTCCGTGCTTTTTATTTATATCGCTCTCCATCGAATACATCGGGAAGAGTTGTAA
- a CDS encoding ABC transporter ATP-binding protein — protein sequence MAEAVVVSTTDLTKVFDEQVTAVDSLNINVRENAIIGFLGPNGAGKTTTIKLLLGLQKATSGSATVFGMNIADDSVNIRKRIGYLAQDPRFYEYMTARQTLRFVCKFFYEGPKDLIEKRIDETLDIVSLTRIADRAIKGFSVGERQRLGIAQAYIHAPDLLILDEPAASLDPMGRRDVLELLMQLRQKTTILYSTHILADVQRVSDEVIIINKGQLVTQSSIEKLLADKDSSYSLVTRGDGETLHGTLSGQPWVERVSRSSNNGQCTWDITVNNIEMAEGNLLRLALNSDGIFVVDFGRRKHHLEEVFMSLVEGESGG from the coding sequence ATGGCCGAGGCTGTCGTTGTCAGCACCACCGACCTGACCAAAGTCTTCGATGAACAAGTCACGGCCGTCGATTCCCTCAACATCAACGTCCGGGAAAACGCCATCATCGGCTTCCTGGGCCCCAACGGCGCCGGCAAGACGACCACCATCAAGCTACTCCTGGGATTACAGAAAGCCACCAGCGGTTCCGCCACCGTTTTCGGCATGAACATCGCCGACGACAGTGTCAATATCCGCAAACGTATCGGATATCTCGCCCAGGACCCCAGGTTTTACGAATACATGACAGCGCGGCAGACACTGAGATTCGTCTGCAAGTTCTTTTACGAAGGCCCGAAGGACCTCATAGAAAAGCGCATCGACGAAACATTGGATATCGTCAGCCTGACACGTATCGCAGACCGGGCTATCAAAGGCTTTTCCGTCGGCGAGCGCCAGCGTCTGGGCATCGCCCAGGCTTATATTCATGCCCCGGATCTACTCATCCTCGACGAACCGGCAGCTTCACTCGATCCGATGGGCCGCCGCGACGTACTGGAACTCCTGATGCAACTGCGGCAGAAAACCACGATCTTGTATTCCACTCACATCTTGGCTGACGTTCAGCGGGTCAGCGACGAAGTAATCATCATCAACAAAGGTCAGTTGGTAACCCAGTCCAGCATCGAGAAACTGCTGGCTGACAAAGATTCTTCTTATTCACTCGTTACCCGTGGTGACGGCGAGACGCTGCATGGAACGCTGAGTGGCCAACCGTGGGTTGAGCGTGTTTCACGAAGTTCGAACAATGGCCAATGTACCTGGGATATCACCGTAAACAACATAGAAATGGCCGAAGGCAATCTGTTGCGCCTGGCGTTGAACTCCGATGGAATCTTCGTCGTCGACTTTGGCCGCCGCAAGCATCATCTCGAAGAAGTGTTCATGAGTCTGGTGGAAGGAGAAAGCGGTGGCTGA
- a CDS encoding DOMON domain-containing protein has translation MGGEVLVLGIIAMGTWLIPFFGLPIPIIGLAWGIMLLRRRPARKGMTISGIVLSSIGLFLSVSYTIISLVGSPPDIFNVSNGQSGLINLPAPGSVDWKADGKIESGEYENSESSNSGFQVFWRTDSQFVYLGFSAPTEGWVAISFIDDLRSGGMDTIAGYADVAAQGHIFDLWSATQPNGVSQNDDQQGGQLSLLDWAVLTTVDDEDETTSTVVEFRRRITTGDAYDIQLLPGPNLFIWSFGTTDDIKTSPSDKGYGVIELD, from the coding sequence ATGGGCGGCGAAGTTCTGGTACTGGGTATCATCGCGATGGGCACCTGGCTTATTCCTTTCTTCGGTCTGCCCATACCCATTATAGGTTTGGCATGGGGCATCATGCTCTTGCGGCGGCGTCCGGCCAGAAAGGGCATGACTATCAGCGGCATCGTTCTCAGTTCCATCGGACTGTTCCTGTCGGTCAGTTACACGATCATCTCGCTGGTCGGTTCGCCTCCGGATATTTTCAACGTCTCGAACGGTCAAAGCGGCCTCATCAATCTTCCAGCGCCTGGTTCAGTGGACTGGAAGGCCGACGGAAAAATCGAATCCGGGGAATATGAAAACTCCGAGTCATCTAATTCCGGTTTCCAGGTTTTCTGGCGGACTGACAGTCAATTTGTCTACCTGGGATTCAGTGCGCCGACCGAGGGTTGGGTAGCCATCAGTTTTATCGATGATCTGCGCTCCGGAGGCATGGATACTATCGCCGGTTATGCCGATGTGGCGGCACAGGGTCATATCTTCGATCTGTGGTCGGCGACACAGCCCAACGGCGTTTCACAGAATGACGACCAGCAGGGCGGCCAACTGAGTCTGCTCGATTGGGCGGTGCTGACCACCGTGGACGATGAGGATGAGACCACTAGTACCGTCGTGGAGTTCCGCCGGCGGATCACAACCGGCGATGCCTACGATATTCAACTGCTGCCCGGGCCCAATCTCTTCATTTGGTCTTTCGGCACCACCGATGATATCAAGACCAGCCCGTCGGACAAGGGTTATGGGGTTATCGAGCTGGACTAA
- a CDS encoding DMT family transporter: protein MQYNPPTFDRRALIAIGVTLVFWASSFAGIRAGLESYSPGALVLFRFLVASVTLGVYAVLTKGVRRPRLGDLPWIVGGGLIGITVYHTLLAYGELTVTAASASFIIGAVPIFTGLLAILTLKESIRSRQWLGIAVSFSGIGLIALGEGGHLELEAGALLILLAAFCTSIYFIIQKRLLRYYKPLEVTCYAFWAGTLFMLVFLPDLIAELPAAASGPTLSVIYLGVFPAALAYVTWNYVFTRTTASVATSFMYLNPIVATFIALLWLGEVPTLLAGFGGLLALAGVIITARSVR, encoded by the coding sequence TTGCAATATAACCCCCCCACCTTCGATCGCCGCGCCCTGATCGCCATCGGCGTAACCCTGGTATTCTGGGCGTCGTCCTTCGCCGGTATCCGCGCCGGGCTGGAAAGCTACAGTCCGGGCGCGCTGGTGCTGTTCCGCTTCCTGGTGGCCTCGGTCACCCTGGGGGTATATGCCGTGCTAACCAAAGGCGTCCGGCGGCCGAGGCTCGGTGACCTGCCGTGGATCGTCGGCGGAGGGTTGATCGGCATCACCGTGTATCACACCCTGCTGGCTTACGGGGAACTGACCGTAACCGCGGCCTCGGCTAGCTTCATCATCGGCGCCGTGCCCATCTTTACCGGCCTCCTGGCGATACTGACCTTAAAAGAAAGCATCCGCAGCAGGCAGTGGCTGGGCATCGCCGTGAGTTTCAGCGGCATCGGGCTGATCGCCCTGGGGGAGGGCGGTCACCTGGAACTGGAGGCCGGAGCGCTTCTTATCCTGCTGGCGGCTTTCTGCACCTCAATCTATTTCATCATCCAGAAGCGGCTGCTGCGGTACTATAAACCGCTTGAGGTCACCTGCTACGCCTTCTGGGCAGGCACCCTTTTCATGCTCGTCTTCCTGCCGGATCTCATCGCTGAGCTGCCTGCGGCAGCATCCGGCCCGACGCTGTCCGTCATCTACCTGGGCGTCTTCCCGGCGGCGCTGGCCTATGTCACCTGGAACTATGTCTTCACTCGCACCACGGCCTCGGTAGCCACCAGCTTCATGTACCTCAACCCCATCGTGGCCACCTTCATCGCTCTGCTCTGGCTTGGAGAAGTGCCGACGTTACTGGCAGGCTTTGGAGGCCTGCTGGCCCTGGCCGGTGTCATCATCACCGCCAGGAGTGTGCGCTAA
- the recN gene encoding DNA repair protein RecN, with translation MLLRLRVRNFGIIEDFDWTPGAGLNVLTGETGAGKSLVVDAVSSLLSGRLEEPAVRHGAEESRLEGVFDVSLRPDLAVWLCDKGIVPDEEGQLIVSLSLKRGRRAAMRLNDDTVSRGLITELGRQLIDIHGQSQHLSLLDKASHLDFLDASAGTAELRQTFGQAAQALHRLEKQIDELAAGMVDRARQRDYLAFQVQEIERASLCDGEDIELENERRIQASAEKLKALAFEAVRSLDGDDSPGETPATARVSAALSAMEKLSDIDPSLSAQVAAVQGALFTLDEAARDLRSYNARLDFDPARLEEIEHRLGLIRDLKRKYGADIAGVLAFAAKARQDLSNLESADDRIDWLRHEFEDKRRQLGSIALGLSDKRRATAAVLETAVNRELKDLSMEKVLFRIAVTAEERADGLPTPDGRSLAYNNSGADKVEFLAATNPGEPPKPLEKIASTGELSRFTLAVKTALARADRSPVLIFDEIDIGVGGRSGDVIGRKLATLAVSHQVICVTHLPQIACYAAHHFSVRKDTAGNRAASRLDRIEAEERVQELALMLSGDPDSKASGEGARELLDKAARFLESLV, from the coding sequence TTGCTGTTACGTTTACGCGTCAGAAATTTCGGCATCATCGAGGATTTCGACTGGACGCCCGGCGCGGGCTTGAACGTGCTGACCGGTGAGACCGGCGCCGGCAAGTCGCTGGTGGTGGACGCGGTGAGCTCCCTACTGTCCGGCCGGCTGGAGGAGCCCGCCGTCCGCCACGGGGCGGAAGAGTCCCGGCTGGAAGGCGTCTTCGACGTTTCCCTCAGGCCGGACCTGGCGGTGTGGTTATGCGACAAGGGCATTGTGCCGGACGAGGAAGGCCAACTCATCGTGTCGCTCAGTTTGAAGCGCGGCAGGCGGGCGGCGATGCGGCTCAACGACGATACCGTGTCCCGCGGCCTGATCACCGAGCTGGGGCGGCAACTTATCGACATCCACGGCCAGAGCCAGCACTTATCCCTGCTGGACAAGGCCAGTCACCTGGATTTCCTGGACGCCAGCGCCGGCACGGCGGAACTAAGGCAAACCTTCGGGCAGGCAGCCCAGGCGCTGCATCGGCTGGAGAAACAGATCGACGAGCTGGCGGCGGGCATGGTGGACCGCGCCCGGCAGCGGGATTACCTCGCTTTTCAGGTTCAGGAGATCGAACGCGCCTCTTTGTGCGATGGCGAGGACATAGAACTGGAGAACGAGCGTCGTATCCAGGCCTCGGCGGAGAAGCTCAAGGCACTGGCCTTTGAGGCGGTCCGGTCCCTTGACGGCGACGACTCTCCCGGCGAAACCCCGGCCACCGCCCGCGTATCGGCGGCACTCTCGGCCATGGAAAAGCTCTCGGATATCGACCCGTCCCTCTCCGCCCAGGTGGCGGCGGTGCAGGGAGCCCTCTTCACTCTCGACGAGGCCGCCCGGGACCTCCGCTCCTATAACGCCCGGCTGGATTTCGACCCGGCGCGGCTGGAGGAGATAGAGCACCGGCTGGGGCTGATCCGGGACCTCAAGCGCAAGTACGGCGCGGACATCGCCGGTGTGCTGGCCTTCGCCGCAAAAGCCCGGCAGGATCTGTCCAACCTGGAAAGCGCCGATGATCGGATCGACTGGTTGAGACATGAATTTGAAGATAAGCGGCGGCAACTGGGGTCCATAGCTTTAGGACTTTCGGACAAGCGACGGGCAACGGCGGCGGTGCTGGAGACGGCGGTCAACCGGGAGCTTAAAGACCTGAGCATGGAGAAGGTACTGTTCCGGATAGCGGTCACCGCGGAGGAGCGGGCGGACGGCTTGCCGACACCGGACGGTAGAAGTCTGGCCTATAACAACAGCGGGGCGGACAAAGTGGAGTTTTTAGCCGCCACCAATCCGGGCGAGCCGCCCAAGCCGCTGGAGAAGATCGCCTCCACCGGCGAGCTGTCCCGCTTCACCCTGGCGGTCAAGACGGCGCTGGCGCGGGCGGACCGCTCCCCCGTCCTCATCTTCGATGAGATCGACATCGGCGTCGGCGGCCGCTCCGGAGATGTCATCGGCCGCAAGTTGGCGACGTTAGCCGTGTCCCACCAGGTCATCTGCGTCACCCACCTGCCGCAGATCGCCTGCTACGCCGCCCACCATTTCAGCGTCCGCAAGGACACCGCCGGCAACCGAGCCGCATCCCGCCTGGACCGCATCGAAGCAGAGGAGCGGGTGCAGGAACTGGCCCTGATGCTCTCCGGAGACCCGGACTCCAAAGCCTCCGGCGAAGGCGCAAGGGAACTTTTGGACAAAGCCGCCCGCTTCCTGGAAAGCCTCGTTTGA
- a CDS encoding endonuclease/exonuclease/phosphatase family protein, whose protein sequence is MIKSVRRDEILSRLDVELPEAVSAVGLPALAMVFGLQSIRVLVPGLTWTLGDTHGLDAFILGTIALLIFGSAFLAIPLRRHLDHRAIVGVTLGGLIFLRLALQLWPGAPLFGIALAALAVVCFVIFLPVYLDDIRRRDNSSMPLFAGGFFGGLALDTLIYGAAGTWDLAWQQTPLPIIVTTVIAAALAWLTFGYCRDYHPTLPSRLKGKAGAWLAIGPYLFLQLLIFQNIPALSTLTGWGTGHAFLWIAAAQVAGIMAAYFFHSLREDAVYFISLFSAGLLVTFIFFPYLTGWLEAVLLFIGQVAATQLFFVILTGLPAATRRGSSMSLPLANGIGMTLLVIFILGYYAVYQISLPYNNSILLMIAAVLVAGGAMASLRHMGPRLRIGQRQWTSGFIVGILALLLPAGLLFTAPSPQTEDTGYPLRVLTYNLHNGFNADGWLDLESLARNIESSGADVVALQEISRGWLVSGRTDMLEWLSRRLDMPYYFGPSSGSFWGNAILSRYPVISAINVPLPSEGLPLERSFISMIIEVGGQTFQVIDIHLHHVEGDSDTRVNQVAALLEFFGNTSDSVIMGDFNAEPNDPEIKLLRAAGLRDVMLSLEPPPAWTFRSDDPYQRIDYIWVSPDLTWSGVSLITGTASDHLGVTATIED, encoded by the coding sequence ATGATTAAGTCCGTGCGCCGCGATGAAATCCTCTCCAGACTGGACGTAGAGCTGCCGGAAGCTGTCTCCGCCGTCGGGCTGCCCGCCTTGGCGATGGTTTTCGGCCTCCAGAGCATCCGCGTGCTGGTGCCCGGCCTCACCTGGACCCTCGGCGACACCCACGGCCTGGACGCCTTCATCCTCGGCACAATCGCCCTCCTCATCTTCGGTTCCGCTTTTCTGGCCATCCCCCTGCGCCGCCACCTGGACCACCGGGCCATCGTCGGCGTCACTCTCGGCGGACTGATCTTTTTACGGCTGGCGCTGCAACTCTGGCCGGGCGCACCACTCTTCGGTATAGCGCTGGCCGCGCTGGCCGTCGTCTGCTTCGTCATCTTCCTGCCAGTCTACCTGGATGACATCCGCCGCCGTGACAACTCCTCAATGCCTCTTTTCGCCGGCGGCTTCTTCGGCGGCCTCGCCCTGGACACCCTGATCTACGGCGCCGCCGGAACTTGGGACCTCGCCTGGCAGCAGACCCCCCTTCCCATCATCGTCACCACCGTCATTGCCGCGGCGCTAGCTTGGCTCACCTTCGGCTACTGCCGGGATTACCACCCCACTCTGCCCTCCCGCCTCAAGGGCAAGGCCGGCGCCTGGCTGGCCATCGGCCCCTACCTCTTTTTACAGCTTCTCATTTTCCAGAACATCCCCGCTCTGTCCACCCTGACCGGCTGGGGCACCGGCCACGCCTTCCTGTGGATCGCCGCCGCGCAGGTCGCCGGTATTATGGCCGCCTACTTCTTCCACTCCCTGCGTGAGGACGCCGTCTACTTCATCTCGCTCTTCTCCGCCGGGCTGCTGGTGACCTTCATCTTCTTCCCCTACCTCACCGGCTGGTTGGAAGCGGTGCTCTTGTTCATCGGCCAGGTGGCGGCCACCCAGCTCTTCTTTGTCATCCTCACCGGACTACCCGCCGCCACCCGTCGCGGCAGTTCCATGAGCCTGCCCCTGGCTAATGGCATCGGCATGACGCTCCTGGTGATCTTCATCTTGGGCTATTACGCCGTCTACCAGATTTCCCTGCCCTACAACAACTCGATCCTCTTGATGATAGCCGCGGTGCTTGTAGCCGGCGGAGCCATGGCCTCACTCCGCCACATGGGTCCGCGCCTCCGCATCGGACAGCGTCAGTGGACCTCGGGCTTCATCGTCGGCATTCTGGCGCTCCTACTGCCGGCAGGCCTTCTCTTCACCGCCCCGTCGCCGCAAACGGAAGACACCGGCTACCCCCTGCGCGTCCTGACCTACAACCTGCATAACGGCTTCAACGCAGACGGCTGGCTGGATCTGGAATCCCTGGCCCGCAACATAGAGAGCAGCGGCGCTGACGTCGTCGCCCTCCAGGAGATATCCCGCGGCTGGCTGGTCAGTGGCCGCACCGACATGCTGGAATGGCTTTCTCGGCGGCTGGATATGCCCTACTACTTCGGTCCTTCCTCCGGCTCGTTCTGGGGCAACGCCATCCTGTCGCGCTACCCCGTCATCTCGGCAATCAACGTCCCGCTGCCTTCAGAAGGCCTGCCATTGGAGCGCTCCTTCATCTCCATGATTATCGAGGTCGGCGGCCAGACCTTCCAGGTCATAGACATCCACCTCCACCATGTCGAGGGGGATTCGGACACCCGCGTCAACCAGGTAGCCGCGCTCCTTGAGTTCTTCGGCAATACCTCGGATTCCGTGATCATGGGAGACTTCAACGCGGAACCCAACGACCCTGAGATCAAGCTCCTGCGCGCCGCCGGTCTCAGGGACGTAATGCTCTCTTTGGAGCCCCCCCCGGCCTGGACCTTCCGCTCCGACGATCCCTACCAGCGGATAGACTACATCTGGGTCTCCCCGGACCTCACCTGGTCCGGCGTCTCCCTCATCACCGGCACCGCCTCCGACCACCTCGGCGTAACGGCGACGATAGAAGACTGA
- a CDS encoding ribonuclease H-like domain-containing protein — translation MTDRCDAYLDIETTGLSPDACPITVIGIHLCRGTEEKFVQLVGDGITAEALLDALQGVHTIYTFNGARFDLPYIRHRLGIDLLAEGFGHCDLMHHCHHKGLRGGLKKIEPALGIRRRLPDVNGYEAVRLWWRYINDYDAAALETLLEYNKEDTQNLKILRRHVT, via the coding sequence ATGACCGACCGTTGCGACGCCTACCTGGACATAGAGACCACCGGACTCTCCCCGGACGCCTGCCCTATCACCGTCATCGGCATCCACCTCTGCCGCGGTACAGAAGAAAAATTCGTCCAGCTCGTCGGCGACGGCATCACCGCGGAGGCGCTGCTGGATGCCCTCCAGGGCGTCCACACCATCTACACCTTCAACGGCGCCCGCTTCGACCTCCCCTACATCCGCCACCGTCTGGGCATCGACCTCCTGGCCGAGGGTTTCGGCCACTGCGACCTGATGCACCACTGCCACCACAAAGGCTTGCGCGGTGGGCTCAAGAAAATCGAACCGGCGCTGGGCATTCGCCGCCGCCTGCCGGACGTCAACGGTTATGAGGCGGTGCGCCTCTGGTGGCGTTACATCAACGACTACGACGCCGCCGCCCTGGAAACCCTCCTGGAATACAATAAAGAAGACACCCAAAACCTCAAGATCCTCCGCCGCCACGTCACCTAG
- the ftsA gene encoding cell division protein FtsA, whose product MKKSRLSAIDVGTTKVCTIMADADEAGIRILGVGVTPSRGLQKGMVVNLNEARDAIRRSIIMAEQSAGYKIDAATVSITGRHIHSTNNRGVIAISRKEETVRPADVNRVLEVARNVTIPGDRRLLHLLPLCYTVDGQEGVKNPVGMHGFKLEVETHMVTASATSVENLMKCVKGAGVEIDEMVFSPLSSAEATLSTDEMQNGVVLADIGGGTTDIAVYKDGNIIHTSVLPVAGYQITHDISVGLGVSWELAEEIKMRYGSVFPVAGDNEQMLSEGGHSFPHSQLSEIIRSRVEEMVRLVLLELPTEDYQNLLRAGMVITGGSANLPGLAELGAEVTRLPVRVGMPPTMYGVSERLGDPAFATALGLIMWKANDRTEIPIRANTGGSGGGKFLGLFKKK is encoded by the coding sequence ATGAAAAAATCGAGACTTTCGGCCATTGATGTCGGCACCACTAAGGTGTGCACCATCATGGCTGATGCAGATGAAGCCGGCATCCGGATCCTCGGCGTCGGTGTGACGCCGTCTCGTGGCCTGCAAAAAGGCATGGTGGTCAACTTGAACGAGGCGCGCGACGCCATCAGGCGGTCCATCATCATGGCGGAGCAGTCGGCTGGATACAAGATAGACGCGGCTACGGTCAGCATCACCGGACGACATATTCACTCCACCAACAACCGCGGCGTCATCGCTATCTCCCGTAAAGAAGAAACGGTGCGGCCTGCCGACGTCAACCGAGTGCTCGAAGTGGCCCGCAACGTCACCATCCCCGGCGATCGGCGACTGCTGCACCTGCTGCCCCTGTGCTACACCGTGGACGGCCAGGAAGGCGTCAAGAACCCGGTGGGCATGCACGGCTTCAAACTGGAAGTCGAGACGCATATGGTGACCGCTTCCGCCACCTCCGTGGAAAACCTGATGAAATGCGTCAAGGGCGCCGGCGTGGAGATAGACGAAATGGTCTTCAGCCCGCTCTCAAGCGCCGAGGCGACCCTGTCCACCGACGAGATGCAAAACGGGGTGGTCCTGGCCGATATCGGCGGTGGAACGACCGACATCGCTGTTTACAAGGACGGCAATATTATCCATACTTCCGTACTGCCGGTGGCGGGCTACCAGATCACCCACGATATTTCTGTCGGTCTCGGCGTCAGCTGGGAACTGGCCGAAGAGATCAAAATGCGCTACGGCTCGGTTTTCCCGGTGGCCGGGGATAACGAGCAAATGTTGTCCGAGGGTGGCCACTCCTTCCCGCATTCCCAGCTTTCAGAGATCATCCGTTCCCGCGTGGAGGAGATGGTCCGGCTGGTGTTGCTGGAACTGCCCACCGAAGACTATCAGAACCTGTTGCGGGCTGGCATGGTCATCACTGGTGGCAGTGCTAACCTGCCCGGCTTAGCCGAACTGGGCGCCGAGGTGACCCGGCTGCCGGTACGGGTCGGCATGCCGCCGACGATGTACGGCGTTTCCGAGCGACTCGGGGATCCGGCCTTTGCCACCGCGCTGGGACTCATCATGTGGAAAGCCAACGACCGCACCGAAATTCCGATCCGGGCTAACACCGGCGGTTCTGGCGGCGGTAAATTCCTGGGTCTCTTTAAGAAAAAATAA